A part of Aegilops tauschii subsp. strangulata cultivar AL8/78 chromosome 2, Aet v6.0, whole genome shotgun sequence genomic DNA contains:
- the LOC109733063 gene encoding uncharacterized protein — protein sequence MRANILLLPTPLPTKAPLPLSAMASRPFPRESRPPSSSSLSASVQMGSSPAPSPSPSTSPPMPMIGRAGNLTVFITPPSPASTPRSSRPSDSPRPDFSTPTSRTGTAPPPAQKSASPPAPPVKFSPPAPPVKVSPVQVPPPQYGKASAGGKHDGSAFGFLWDAVARVQEAHASLDEYVANWFGLDQSKYQWALNDYYDTTGKEVEYGKAGKPKELTTTTTTTTNNKVQKV from the exons ATGCGGGCCAACATTTTACTACTCCCTACTCCACTGCCAACAAAAGCTCCACTGCCATTGTCTGCAATGGCGTCTCGGCCTTTCCCACGGGAGTCCCGGCCTCCTAGCTCTAGCTCTCTCTCCGCCTCCGTTCAAATGGGATCCTCGCCTGCGCCTTCGCCTTCGCCTTCGACTTCGCCGCCGATGCCGATGATAGGGAGGGCCGGCAACCTCACCGTCTTCatcacgccgccgtcgccggccagCACCCCGCGCTCCTCGCGCCCGTCCGACTCCCCAAGGCCGGACTTCTCCACCCCTACCTCCCGCACGGGTACGGCACCGCCTCCGGCGCAGAAGAGCGCTAGCCCGCCCGCGCCGCCGGTCAAGTTCTCGCCCCCTGCACCGCCCGTGAAGGTGTCCCCAGTGCAGGTGCCCCCGCCGCAGTACGGAAAGGCTTCTGCGGGGGGCAAGCACGACGGATCGGCGTTCGGCTTCTTATGGGACGCCGTCGCGCGCGTGCAGGAAG CGCACGCGAGCCTGGACGAGTACGTCGCCAACTGGTTCGGATTGGATCAGTCTAAGTACCAGTGGGCTCTCAACGACTACTACGATACCACCGGCAAG GAAGTGGAATATGGCAAAGCTGGGAAGCCAAAGGAgcttactactactactactactactactaataATAAAGTGCAGAAAGTTTAG